A stretch of Telopea speciosissima isolate NSW1024214 ecotype Mountain lineage chromosome 11, Tspe_v1, whole genome shotgun sequence DNA encodes these proteins:
- the LOC122644772 gene encoding uncharacterized mitochondrial protein AtMg00810-like: MGNVLSDPSSYRRLVGRLICLTVTRPDIVQAVNILSQFMHQPRQPHLDAAHRLLRYLKTTPGQGLFFSVDSDLHPWAYYDFDWASCPMTHRSTTGYCVLLGSSLVSWKTKKQHTISRSSAEAEYRAMANATCELTWLMSLYHDIGLECSLPIPLHCDSQAALHIAANLIFHE; this comes from the coding sequence ATGGGTAATGTTTTGTCGGATCCCTCTTCCTATCGTCGCCTGGTTGGCCGTTTGATATGTCTTACTGTTACTCGCCCTGATATTGTTCAGGCCGTTAATATTCTAAGTCAATTTATGCACCAACCACGGCAACCCCATCTTGATGCTGCCCATCGATTACTTCGATACTTGAAGACTACACCAGGACAGGGCTTGTTTTTTTCGGTAGACTCTGATCTCCACCCATGGGCTTACTACGATTTTGATTGGGCAAGTTGCCCCATGACACATCGTTCCACTACTGGATATTGTGTTTTGCTTGGATCAAGCTTAGTCTCTTGGAAGACTAAGAAACAACATACCATATCACGTTCTTCAGCTGAAGCAGAATACCGTGCTATGGCTAATGCTACTTGTGAGCTCACATGGCTTATGTCTCTGTACCACGACATTGGTCTTGAATGCTCTCTTCCTATTCCTTTGCACTGCGATAGCCAGGCGGCCCTCCATATTGCCGCCAATCTCATTTTTCACGAATGA